A genomic segment from Macadamia integrifolia cultivar HAES 741 unplaced genomic scaffold, SCU_Mint_v3 scaffold1506, whole genome shotgun sequence encodes:
- the LOC122063976 gene encoding putative receptor-like protein kinase At3g47110: MADGADQLALLAIKARIINDPSHVVSSWNDSVPYCEWPGVICGGHQHPNRVRALHLMSSGLVGSLAPEIGNLSFLRKISLGNNSFHGEIPREVSFLFRLRYLFIFNNSFEGEIPSNISRCSNLIELRLGYNNIVGKIPVELGSLSNLQILSFHMNRLTGQIPPSLGNLSALYVISAEYNRISGSIPVFFGQMTRLMFFGLGANKLSGTIPPSIYNLSSLAVLEVEANQLQGILPPNLGFTLPNLFELSVALNQFHGPIPISLSNLSKLEQLNICGNSFVGKVAINFRGLSKISMIVLATNHLGSGEVDDLNFVNTLTNCSHLTVFELNDNRFGGMLPNSIANLSTQLIDLSLGENKISGEIPVGMENLANLQSLDLSENLLQGSIPTSIGRLQMLNGLYLDGNRFTGSIPPSLGNLTLLIELYLRDNRLQGKIPSSLGQCKYMLRLALSGNSFDSVIPREIFDLSTLIELNLSRNSFFGSLPLEVGRLKNLGVLDVSENNLFGEIPRTLGACTSLEHLFMERNLFQGSIPSTLSSLRGLQDLDLSHNNFSGYIPKYLGTFKFLQNLNLSFNHLEGEVSTDGVFRNLSAVSVIGNNKLCGGIPELHLPACQTQKSKEDGRHHAFKQIAIICGCGGSLCFIFITFVFIIYRIRRQKKESTLFFIEGHHFKISYAQLLKATDGFSSANLIGVGSFGSVYKGVLNDGKTIVAVKVLNIRQKGASKSFMVECESLRNIRHRNLVKILTSCSSIDFEGNDFKALVYDFMPGGNLERWLHQHENDIQDEQRHLSLVQRLNVAIDMATALDYLHHHCHIRIIHCDLKPSNILLDGDLTAHLGDFGISRILSKVTSRCQNHTSSVGIKGSIGYIAPGVDVSMQGDIYSYGILLLEMFTGKRPTHELFIDDFNLHYWAEMALHNGVMDVIDPSLLSMEEDEKEAATTVTKITRSRRCMKDRVQECLSSVIRIGVACSVESPCDRMDINDVVKELHLIRDIYLGGGTQLGR, translated from the exons ATGGCAGATGGAGCAGATCAGCTAGCCTTATTGGCCATCAAGGCTCGTATAATCAATGATCCTTCTCATGTTGTGAGCTCTTGGAATGACTCTGTCCCCTATTGTGAGTGGCCAGGTGTTATATGTGGCGGTCACCAACATCCAAACAGGGTCAGAGCCTTGCATTTAATGTCCAGTGGATTGGTGGGATCCTTGGCTCCAGAAATAGGTAACCTCAGTTTCCTTCGAAAGATTTCGCTCGGAAACAATAGCTTCCATGGTGAAATCCCTCGTGAAGTAAGCTTTCTCTTCAGGCTTCGCTATTTATTCATATTCAACAATTCGTTTGAAGGGGAAATTCCATCCAACATATCACGTTGCTCCAACCTTATAGAACTCCGTTTAGGTTACAACAATATTGTGGGGAAAATTCCAGTAGAACTTGGCAGCTTGTCTAACCTTCAAATCCTTTCATTCCATATGAACAGATTGACGGGTCAGATCCCACCTTCCTTAGGGAATCTTTCAGCCCTTTACGTCATTTCTGCAGAATACAATCGAATTAGTGGAAGTATTCCAGTTTTCTTCGGGCAAATGACAAGATTAATGTTTTTCGGGCTTGGTGCTAATAAGTTGTCTGGTACTATCCCTCCCAGTATATATAATCTTTCTTCACTCGCTGTTTTGGAAGTCGAAGCTAATCAACTTCAAGGGATTCTTCCACCAAATTTAGGCTTCACCCTTCCTAATCTATTTGAACTTTCAGTTGCATTAAACCAGTTTCATGGACCAATTCCAATTTCTTTGTCCAATTTGTCAAAACTTGAACAACTTAACATATGCGGAAACAGTTTTGTTGGGAAAGTGGCTATTAATTTTAGAGGCCTATCAAAAATCAGTATGATTGTATTGGCCACAAATCATTTGGGAAGTGGAGAGGTCGATGACCTGAATTTTGTCAACACATTGACCAATTGTAGTCATTTAACAGTTTTTGAACTTAATGATAATCGGTTTGGTGGTATGCTCCCCAACTCCATAGCAAACTTATCGACCCAACTGATAGACCTCTCACtgggagaaaataaaatatctgGAGAAATCCCAGTGGGGATGGAGAACCTTGCAAACTTACAATCCTTGGACCTATCTGAAAATTTACTACAAGGAAGCATTCCAACTTCAATTGGGAGACTTCAAATGCTAAATGGACTCTATTTAGATGGGAATAGATTCACAGGGTCAATCCCTCCTTCTCTTGGAAACTTGACACTATTAATTGAGCTCTATTTAAGAGATAATCGCTTGCAAGGAAAAATACCTTCAAGTCTTGGACAATGCAAATATATGTTACGCTTGGCCCTATCTGGTAATAGTTTTGATAGTGTCATCCCCAGAGAGATATTTGATCTTTCCACGTTGATAGAACTAAACTTGAGTAGAAATTCCTTCTTTGGTTCTCTACCTTTGGAAGTGGGTCGACTGAAAAATCTTGGAGTACTAGATGTTTCTGAGAACAACTTGTTTGGAGAAATTCCAAGAACCCTTGGTGCTTGTACAAGCCTAGAACACCTTTTTATGGAGCGTAACTTATTTCAAGGATCTATACCATCGACTTTGAGTTCTCTAAGAGGCCTTCAAGATTTAGATCTTTCACACAACAACTTCTCTGGCTATATCCCAAAATATTTGGGTACATTTAAGTTCTTACAAAACTTAAACTTGTCATTTAATCATTTGGAGGGTGAGGTATCAACAGATGGAGTCTTTAGAAATTTGAGTGCAGTTTCAGTCATTGGAAACAATAAGCTTTGTGGAGGTATACCAGAACTTCATTTACCAGCATGCCAAACTCAAAAGTCAAAAGAAGATGGCAGACATCATGCTTTCAAGCAAATAGCCATCATATGTGGTTGTGGGGGCTctctatgttttatttttataacaTTTGTTTTTATTATCTACCGGATAAGAAGACAAAAGAAAGAATCCactttatttttcatagagGGTCATCATTTTAAGATTTCTTATGCCCAACTTCTTAAAGCTACTGATGGATTTTCTTCTGCAAATTTGATTGGAGTGGGAAGTTTTGGTTCTGTTTACAAAGGAGTTCTCAATGATGGGAAAACTATTGTTGCAGTAAAGGTACTCAACATTAGACAAAAAGGTGCTTCCAAGAGTTTTATGGTTGAATGTGAATCCCTTAGAAACATCCGGCATCGTAATCTTGTAAAAATCTTAACATCTTGCTCGAGTATAGATTTTGAAGGCAATGATTTTAAGGCTTTAGTATATGACTTCATGCCCGGTGGAAATTTGGAGAGATGGTTACATCAACATGAAAATGACATACAAGATGAACAAAGGCATTTAAGCCTTGTTCAAAGATTGAATGTTGCCATTGATATGGCAACAGCACTGGATTATCTTCACCACCATTGTCATATACGGATTATTCATTGTGATCTAAAGCCAAGCAATATTCTTCTAGATGGCGATTTGACTGCACATTTGGGTGATTTTGGGATATCAAGAATTCTCTCAAAAGTCACAAGTAGATGTCAAAATCACACAAGCTCGGTTGGAATAAAAGGATCTATAGGATATATTGCACCAG GTGTTGATGTTTCGATGCAGGGTGATATCTATAGTTATGGGATTCTCTTGTTAGAGATGTTCACAGGGAAGCGGCCCACTCATGAATTGTTCATAGATGATTTTAATCTTCACTACTGGGCTGAGATGGCTTTGCATAATGGAGTGATGGATGTCATCGACCCATCACTTCTCTCtatggaagaagatgaaaaagagGCGGCAACAACTGTGACCAAAATCACTAGAAGTCGAAGATGCATGAAGGATAGAGTGCAAGAGTGCCTTAGTTCGGTTATTAGAATTGGAGTTGCCTGCTCAGTTGAATCACCATGTGATCGGATGGACATAAATGATGTGGTCAAAGAGCTACATCTAATCAGGGACATTTATCTTGGAGGCGGCACTCAGCTGGGAAGATGA